The Streptomyces sp. HUAS CB01 genome has a segment encoding these proteins:
- a CDS encoding aspartate aminotransferase family protein, producing MGNPIAVSKDRSDLSKSAYDHLWMHFTRMSSYENSPVPTIVRGEGTYIYDDKGKRYLDGLAGLFVVQAGHGRRELAEVAARQAEELAFFPVWSYAHPKAVELAERLANEAPGDLNKVFFTTGGGEAVETAWKLAKQYFKLIGKPTKYKVISRAVAYHGTPQGALSITGLPGLKAPFEPLVPGAHKVPNTNIYRAPLHGDDPEAFGRWAADQIEQQILFEGPDTVAAVFLEPVQNAGGCFPPPPGYFQRVREICDQYDVLLVSDEVICAFGRLGKTFACDKFGYVPDMITCAKGMTSGYSPIGACIVSDRLAEPFYKGDNTFLHGYTFGGHPVSAAVGLANLDLFEREKLNQHVLDNEGAFLSTLQKLHDLPIVGDVRGNGFFYGIELVKDKNTKESFNEEETERVLYGFLSKALFDAGLYCRADDRGDPVVQLAPPLISTQETFDEIEQILRGVLSEAWSKL from the coding sequence GTGGGGAACCCGATAGCCGTGAGCAAGGACCGCAGCGACCTCTCCAAGTCCGCCTACGACCACCTGTGGATGCACTTCACCCGCATGTCGTCGTACGAGAACTCCCCCGTGCCCACCATCGTGCGCGGTGAAGGCACCTACATCTACGACGACAAGGGCAAGCGCTACCTCGACGGCCTCGCCGGCCTGTTCGTGGTCCAGGCGGGCCACGGCCGCCGGGAGCTGGCCGAGGTGGCCGCCCGTCAGGCCGAGGAGCTGGCGTTCTTCCCGGTGTGGTCCTACGCCCACCCGAAGGCGGTCGAGCTCGCCGAGCGCCTCGCCAACGAGGCCCCCGGCGACCTCAACAAGGTCTTCTTCACCACCGGCGGCGGTGAGGCGGTCGAGACCGCGTGGAAGCTCGCCAAGCAGTACTTCAAGCTCATCGGCAAGCCGACCAAGTACAAGGTGATCTCCCGCGCGGTCGCGTACCACGGCACGCCGCAGGGCGCCCTGTCCATCACCGGTCTGCCGGGTCTGAAGGCCCCGTTCGAGCCGCTGGTGCCGGGTGCGCACAAGGTCCCGAACACCAACATCTACCGCGCGCCGCTGCACGGCGACGACCCCGAGGCCTTCGGCCGCTGGGCCGCCGACCAGATCGAACAGCAGATCCTCTTCGAGGGTCCCGACACCGTCGCCGCGGTCTTCCTGGAGCCCGTGCAGAACGCCGGCGGCTGCTTCCCGCCCCCGCCCGGGTACTTCCAGCGGGTTCGTGAGATCTGCGACCAGTACGACGTGCTGCTGGTCTCCGACGAGGTCATCTGCGCCTTCGGCCGTCTCGGCAAGACCTTCGCCTGCGACAAGTTCGGCTACGTGCCGGACATGATCACCTGCGCGAAGGGCATGACCTCGGGCTACTCCCCGATCGGTGCCTGCATCGTCTCCGACCGGCTCGCCGAGCCCTTCTACAAGGGCGACAACACCTTCCTGCACGGCTACACGTTCGGCGGCCACCCGGTCTCCGCGGCCGTCGGCCTCGCCAACCTCGACCTGTTCGAGCGCGAGAAGCTCAACCAGCACGTCCTGGACAACGAGGGCGCGTTCCTCTCGACGCTGCAGAAGCTGCACGACCTGCCGATCGTCGGCGACGTCCGCGGCAACGGCTTCTTCTACGGCATCGAGCTCGTGAAGGACAAGAACACCAAGGAGTCCTTCAACGAGGAGGAGACCGAGCGCGTCCTCTACGGCTTCCTCTCCAAGGCGCTGTTCGACGCCGGCCTGTACTGCCGTGCCGACGACCGCGGCGACCCGGTCGTCCAGCTCGCCCCGCCGCTGATCTCCACCCAGGAGACCT
- a CDS encoding Lrp/AsnC family transcriptional regulator — translation MASRSTDSRTGGGGTSPTIDAVSLAIIEQLQEDGRRPYAAIGKAVGLSEAAVRQRVQKLLDQGVMQIVAVTDPLTVGLRRQAMVGINVEGDLDPVADALTAMSECEYVVMTAGSFDLMVEIVCEDDDHLLEVINRRIRTLPGVRSTESFVYLKLKKQTYMWGTR, via the coding sequence GTGGCCAGTCGAAGCACAGACTCCAGGACCGGGGGCGGCGGTACCTCCCCCACGATCGATGCCGTCTCCCTGGCGATCATCGAGCAGCTGCAGGAGGACGGGCGCCGTCCCTACGCCGCGATAGGCAAGGCCGTGGGCCTTTCCGAGGCGGCGGTCCGGCAGCGCGTCCAGAAGCTGCTCGACCAAGGCGTGATGCAGATCGTCGCCGTCACGGACCCGCTCACCGTGGGCCTGCGGCGCCAGGCGATGGTCGGGATCAACGTCGAGGGCGACCTGGACCCGGTGGCAGATGCGCTGACCGCGATGTCCGAGTGCGAGTACGTCGTCATGACGGCGGGCTCGTTCGACCTGATGGTGGAGATCGTCTGCGAGGACGACGACCACCTGCTTGAAGTGATCAACCGGCGCATCCGCACCCTCCCCGGTGTGCGCTCCACCGAGAGCTTCGTCTACCTCAAGCTCAAGAAGCAGACCTACATGTGGGGAACCCGATAG
- a CDS encoding gamma-aminobutyraldehyde dehydrogenase has protein sequence MTTELRRLRNYIDGEFRDAADGRTIEVVNPATGEAYATSPLSGQADVDAAMAAAAAAFPAWRDTTPAERQKALLKIADAFEERAEELIAAESENTGKPLGLTRSEEIPPMVDQIRFFAGAARMLEGRSAGEYMEGLTSIVRREPVGVCAQVAPWNYPMMMAVWKFAPALAAGNTVVLKPSDTTPASTVLIAEIIGSIVPKGVFNVICGDRDTGRAMVEHPVPAMASITGSVRAGMQVAESASKDLKRVHLELGGKAPVVVFEDTDIAKAVEDISVAGFFNAGQDCTAATRVLVHESIHDEFVSALAKAAQETKTGMPDDEDVLFGPLNNENQLKQVSGFIDRLPAHAKVEAGGQRVGDKGYFYAPTVVSGLKQDDEIIQNEVFGPVITVQSFTDEAQAVEYANGVEYALASSVWTKDHSRAMRMSKVLDFGCVWINTHIPLVAEMPHGGFKKSGYGKDLSAYGFDDYTRIKHVMTSLDA, from the coding sequence GTGACCACCGAACTGCGTCGTCTGCGCAATTACATCGACGGAGAGTTCCGGGACGCCGCTGACGGGCGGACCATCGAGGTGGTCAACCCGGCCACAGGCGAGGCGTACGCGACCTCCCCGCTGTCCGGCCAGGCGGACGTGGACGCCGCCATGGCGGCAGCCGCCGCGGCGTTCCCGGCCTGGCGCGACACCACGCCGGCCGAGCGCCAGAAGGCCCTGCTGAAGATCGCGGACGCCTTCGAGGAGCGGGCCGAGGAGCTGATCGCGGCCGAGTCGGAGAACACCGGCAAGCCGCTCGGGCTCACCCGCAGCGAAGAGATCCCGCCCATGGTCGACCAGATCCGCTTCTTCGCGGGCGCGGCCCGGATGCTCGAGGGCCGCTCGGCCGGTGAGTACATGGAGGGGCTGACCTCCATCGTGCGCCGTGAGCCGGTCGGCGTCTGCGCGCAGGTCGCCCCGTGGAACTACCCCATGATGATGGCGGTGTGGAAGTTCGCCCCGGCCCTGGCCGCCGGCAACACCGTGGTGCTGAAGCCGTCGGACACCACCCCGGCCTCCACCGTCCTGATCGCCGAGATCATCGGCTCGATCGTCCCCAAGGGCGTCTTCAACGTCATCTGCGGCGACCGCGACACCGGCCGCGCGATGGTCGAGCACCCGGTCCCGGCGATGGCCTCCATCACCGGTTCCGTACGGGCCGGTATGCAGGTCGCCGAGTCGGCGTCGAAGGACCTCAAGCGCGTGCACCTGGAGCTGGGCGGCAAGGCGCCGGTCGTGGTGTTCGAGGACACCGACATCGCGAAGGCCGTCGAGGACATCTCGGTCGCCGGGTTCTTCAACGCCGGCCAGGACTGTACGGCCGCCACGCGTGTGCTCGTGCACGAGTCCATCCACGACGAGTTCGTGAGCGCCCTGGCCAAGGCCGCGCAGGAGACCAAGACCGGCATGCCGGACGACGAGGACGTGCTGTTCGGCCCGCTCAACAACGAGAACCAGCTGAAGCAGGTCTCCGGCTTCATCGACCGGCTCCCGGCCCACGCGAAGGTCGAGGCCGGTGGTCAGCGCGTCGGCGACAAGGGCTACTTCTACGCCCCGACGGTCGTCTCCGGCCTGAAGCAGGACGACGAGATCATCCAGAACGAGGTCTTCGGCCCGGTCATCACGGTCCAGTCCTTCACCGACGAGGCGCAGGCCGTCGAGTACGCGAACGGCGTGGAGTACGCGCTCGCGTCCTCGGTGTGGACGAAGGACCACTCCCGCGCGATGCGCATGTCCAAGGTGCTGGACTTCGGCTGTGTGTGGATCAACACCCACATCCCGCTGGTCGCCGAGATGCCGCACGGCGGCTTCAAGAAGTCGGGCTACGGCAAGGACCTGTCGGCGTACGGCTTCGACGACTACACGCGCATCAAGCACGTGATGACGTCCCTGGACGCGTAA